GTGCAGGACGGTGGTGACGAGCCGCTGCAGCGTACCGACGTGGGTGCTGGTCGCCGCCGACGCCTCGCGGGCGCCGACGATGCCCTGGTGCACGGGCGTCAGGGCGGCGATGGTGTCCTGCGGTGTCGCCTCGCGCGGCACGGCGGAGGTGGCTGTGCTCGCCTCGTCGATCGTGGTCAGGAGGCCGCCGAGGCGTCCGCGCAGCTCGCCGATCGCGGCGCGGACGCGGGCCATGCCCGCCGCGACGGCGGTGAAGCCGGCCGCGGCCGCCCGCAGCGCGATCTCCTGGGCCTGGTTGTCCGCCGCGGCGGCGAGCCCCTGCGCCCGCTCGGCGCCGGCGCGCAGGGCCTGGAGTTCCCCGGCGATCGTCTCGACCTGCGTCACGGGGTCGGCTACCTCCATCGACGGCGGTGGCAGTGCTGGGCCTCGAACCTACCGGCTGCGTTCCGAGCGGGCGACCCGGCCGTCAGCCACCCGGGCCGAGCGGCGTCAGCCGCCCGTGACGCGATGTGCCCGCAGGTGCGTCATCGTCGACTGGTTGGCCTCCCAGCCGTCGGGGAACTTCACCGGCACGTCGAGGTGCACCGGCTCGGTGGACGGGTGGGCGTCGAGCAGCTCGTCGATGCCGTCGCGCGCCACCACCACGCAGGCGTGGCGGTGGCGGGACGCCAGCACGCACAGCCGCCCCGACTCCAGGTGGAACGCCGTCGCGTCCCGCCGCCCGGAGAGCGGGTGCAGGACGATCGTCACGTCGTACTCGCGGCCCTGGAGCCGGTTGGCGGTGTCGACGGTGATACCGGCTCCGGCCGCGCCGAGCTGCGCGCGGATGGCCGCGACCTGGTCGCGGTGCGCGGCGCCGATCGCGATGCGGTCCGCGGTCACCGGCGCGCCGTTCGGCGCCTGCTCGGAGGCGGCGACCGCGCCGCGCTGCACCAGCCGAGTCGCGAGCGTCGCGCAGGCCGCGGCGGCCTCCACGTCGGTGCGCAGGGTCTGGCGCTCCGGCAGCGCGTAGAGGGCCCAACCGGTGCGCGCCGCCATCTCCAGCGCGTCGTCGGCCGCGTCGCCCCCGCCCGGAGTGGTCAGCGTCAGCGCCCGCTCGGTCGGCCCGGTGCCCGCCCGGAAGCCGGTGAACGGGTAGAAGGCCGCCGCGACCAGCGGCGCGGCCGACGCGGGCAGCCGCCACGACACCGGCAACCGGTGGACGGGAAGCTCGGGGTTGTGCCGCAGCAGCACCGCCACGGCCGACTGCATCGGATCCCACGCCAGGCCCGTCCAGCGTGCCGTGTCGACGGTGGAGAACGGGTCGAGCTGCCCCGGGTCGCCGACGAACAGGGCCCGTTCGAATCTGCCGGCCACGCGCAGCAGGGCGTCGGAGCGCATCTGGTACGCCTCGTCCACGATCGCCCACGGCCAGGAGCCCTCGGTCACCGTGGCCCACTTCGCGGCCGTGCCGACGAGGACAGCCGCGCCGCGAAGGTCGGCGACCTTCGCGGCGACCCGGACCGTGGCGTGGCCCCGGACCCGCTCGGACGGCTGGTAGTCGGCGGCGGAGAGCCGGCCGATGGCCAGCTCGGGTGCCTTGCGGGCGAGGCGGTCGATGAGGTCGTCGACCTGCTCGTTGGTCTGCGCGACGATGATGAGCGGCTCGTCGGCGGCGGCCAGTTCGACGGCGGCGCGGACGACCAGGGTCGACTTGCCGGCGCCGGGGGGCGAGTCGACGACGACACCGCGATGGTCGCCGGACCGCACGTCGGCGAGCACGGCGGCGATGACCCGTTCGGCCTCGACCGCGGGCGGCAACTCCAGCCCAGCCAGCACGCGCCCTCCACCTCCCACCGGTCCGCGAGCGCCGCGTCGAGGTGCCCTCGCTGCCGGCACCCTACCGGCACCCGCCGACACCGCCGCCGGGTCAGCGGCCGGTTGCCGTCAGGTAGGCGGCGAGGTGACCGCCGGCCGTGAGCATCGCGCGACCGCGGGCGGCGAGCCGCTGCCGCCACGCGTCGAGAGACTCGGCCAGTGGCCCGGGACCTTGCGCGGCGCGGACCTGCGCCATGACGGTCGCGATGTGGTCGAGCAGGTAGCCGCCCCGACGCAGCAGGTGGGCCAGTTCGGCGTCGCGTACGTCGTCCGGGCCGTAGAGGCGTTGCCGGCTCACCCGGTCGCGGGCGGGGGTGAGCACGCCGGCCCGTTCCCACTTGCGCAGCGTCGCGGGCGTCACGGCGAGCCGGTGGGCGAGGGCGCCGACGGTCAGCGGCCGGTCGGGTCGGTCTCGGGGCGGCGCCGTGGTGAGCACGCCGATCGTCGTCTCGACGGCGTCGAGGGTCTCCCGGTCGCTTAGCAGTTGCACGTGCCCGTGGTCGACGGCACGCAGCGCGGCGTCGACCTCGCCGCGGGTCGCCGCCCGCATGATCTCGGCGGCCACCCCGTAGCCGTACGCGGGGACGAGCGCCAGGTACGCGCGCAGCGCCGCGGCGTGCAGGTCCGTGTAGGTGCGGTAGCCGCTGGAGGTGCGGGCGGCGGCCGGCAGGACGCCGTCGCGCTCGTAGTTGCGGACGGCCTGGGTGGAGATGCCGTGCTCGCGGGCGAGGTCCACCGGGCGGTAGGCACGTCCTCCGGTTTGAGGGTTCAGCTGGACTCCTCCGGGCGGGCCTCGACAGAAGTATCAAACGCTCGTTCAACGATACGGTTGAGGCCATGGCTTTCGACACCGCACCCCCGCCACCGACCGCCGACGACTTCGCCGAGCGAATCCGCGCGCTGCCCGACGTCGCCGTGGTGGTGGCCGACGAGGCGTCCGGGGCCCCCGAGGTGGCGTGGGGCTGGCGGTTCTTCTACGTCGGTCCAGACCGCCGGCTGCCGTTCGCCACCCTCGGCGAGAGCGACATGACCGGCTACGACGAGGAGTCCCGGCTGCACCGGCCGGGCGTCTTCCGGCTGAACCTGGACCTCGGGCGGCGCGAGTTCGAGCGCGTCGTCGGCTACCCGCCGGCACGGTTCGCGGACCACCGCGCCTCGATCGACTTCGCGGTGCTCGACGAACTGCTGCCCAACCCGCTCTACGGCTCGGCGGGTTGGGCGTCGGTGCTCAACCCGGGTCCGCGCAGCCTCGCCGAGGTCGAGCGGCTCATCGCGTACGCGCACCGCAGGGCCCGCCACCGACGTGGGTCGGCCCGCGACCGGTCGGCCCCCTGAGCACGTCCGGAGTCCAGCGGGTTCTCTTCCCCGAGTTGGTCGCGTGCTCCCATCCCTGCGTGATACGAAACAGGTATCAACCGGATGAAACGGGAGGCACGTGGCGCGGGATCGGGCGGGGTGGGTGCTGCGGCCTCGCGAGGACCACCCGCGGATCTCCTTCCTGGAGCTCCTCTTCGACCTCGGGCTCATCGTCGCGCTGTCCCGGCTGTCCCTGCGCCTGCTCGACGACTTCAGCCTGGTGAACGCCCTGCAGACGCTGGTCCTGCTCGCCGCCGTCTGGTGGGTGTGGACCGTCACGGCGTACACGACGGACTGGTACGACCCGGAGCAGGGGTTGGTCCAGCTCATCGTCGTCGGCGTCCTGCTCAGCGGCTACCTCATGGCGATGGCGTCCGTGCGGGCGTTCGAGGGCCTGGACGGTCTCGCCTTCGCCGGGGCGTACGTCGGTCTGCACCTGTTCCGCGGCCTGCTCCTCGTGACCGCGTTACGCGGCCACGAGCTGCGCGTACGTCCGCTGCGGGTGCTCATCTGGTTCAGCGCGACCGGCCTGCTCTGGCTGGGCGGCGCGTTCCTGCCCGCCCCCGCCCGGCTGGCGGTCTGGGCGGTGGCGATCACGCTGGACTACCTGGCCGGGCTGTTCGGCTACTGGGTGCCGAAGCTCGGCCGCATCGCCGCCCGGGAGCTGCGGATCATCGGCGAGCACATCTCGGAGCGTTACCGGCAGATGTTCATCGTCGCGCTCGGTGAGATCCTGCTGGTCGGCGCGCTCAAGTTCACCGCGGGTGGCTTCGTCTCCACGGCGGGGGCCGGGCTGCTCCTGCTCTTCGCGAACGCGGTGGCCATGTGGCGCATCTACGTGGCGTACGGCGCCGAGGACCTCGCGGTCGGGCTGGAGCGGTCGACCAACCCCGGGCGCCAGGCCCTGGTCGTGGCGTACACACACCTGATCATGGTGGCGGGCGTCGTGCTGACCGCCGCGGGCGGCGAGACGATCGTCGTCGGGGCCACGAACGAGACGACGCGCGAGGAGCTGGCCCTCATGGTCGCGGGCCCGGTGGTCTTCCTGGCCGGACGAACCCTGTACGCCTTCGAGCTGTTCCGCACGACGCTGTGGCGGCTGCCGGCAGGCGCGTTGGTGCTGGTCGCCGCGGCACCGCTGCTGCAGCGGCTGCCGCCGATCGGCGTCGGTGCGGTCGCGAGCACGGTGCTCCTGGCCCTGGCCATCGTCCCCCGCCTGGGCCCCCGCCACTTCTGATGTGGCCGGCGCGGACGCGCGGCCGACGACCGGTCGGCACTGCTCGTTCAGCTTGATCATCTCGGTCGTTCACCCTCGCGTGATCGGCTGCCCGGGAACCTTTTCGCTGGTCCGGCCGCTCTCCCGGTCGGGCCGACCCCCGGGCACCGCTCGGGGTCGCACGGAGAAAGGAGCGGCGATGAGGTCATCCCACCTCGTGCGCCCGACTCTGGCGCTGCTGCTCGCCGCGGGGCTGAGCACCCTCGCGACGCCCACCGGCACCGCCCAGGCCGCCACCGGGACCGCGACGTCCGCGTCCACGACGGACTCCCCGATCACCGTCATCTCCACGGAGGAGCTGGCCCCAGGCGTCACGTACGGCTCGTTCCAGGTGACCACGCCGCGCGGCGTCACCGTCGGGTACCTGCTCACCGCCGACCTGCGGAAGAACAAGGTCTCCCTCGACCTGCTGCACCCCGACAGCATCGCCCAACGCGAGGTGGTCTCGGCCATGACGAACGCCCAGGGTGCGATCGCGGGCGTGAACGGCGACTTCTTCAACATCAGCGAGACCCACGCCGGGGTCGCCCCGACCGGCTCGGCGTCGGGCCCGGAGATCGCCGACGGCGAGGAGTTGAAGTTCGCCGTGCCGAACGCGCAGCGCTTCGGCCCAGGGCTGGCCCCCGGCACCTCGACCCGCGACGTGTTCGGTGTGGGCGTGAACGGCAAGGCACGCGTGGACACGCTGACCCTGGCCGGCGAGGTGCGCAGCGCCAAGGGCACGATCCCCCTCGGCGGCCTCAACCAGTACGCGCTGCCCGTCGGCGGCGTCGGTGTCTTCACCTCCGCGTGGGGCACCGCCTCCCGGGTCCGATCGACCTGCGGCAGCGACACGAGCCGCAACGACCCGTGCAGCACCCACACGTACGAGGTGACCGTCCGCGATGGCGTGGTGACCTCGGTCAGCCCGACGCCGGGCGCGGGCGCCATCCCCGACGACACCCAGGTGCTGGTGGGCCGCGAGGGCGGCGCCGACGCGCTCGACGACCTGGTCGTCGGCGACCGGGTCCGGGTGGACGAGAAGCTCGTCTCGGTCGGCAAGCCGAAGCTGACGTTCGCGGTCGGCGGCGCCCCGATCCTGCGGGACGGGCAGCCTCTCGCCGGCCTGGACACGAAGACCGCCGCCGTGCGCAGCGCGGCCGGTGTCAGCCCCGACGGGACGACCGTGTACCTCGTCGCGCTGGCCGGTCGCGCCCCCGCCAGCGCGGGCTTCACGATCGCCGAGCTGGCCGATCTGATGCGCGCGTTCGGTGCGGACGCGGCGGTGAACCTGGACGGCGGCGGCTCGACCACCGTCGCGGTGCGGGAGCCGGGCCAGGCGGCCGCCACCGCCCGCAACAACCCGTCCGACGGTGCGGAGCGCGCGGTCGCCAACGGCATCGGCATCTTCGTCGGCCGTCACTGACCGACCGGTCCAGCAACGCGAGGAGCCTCGCCCGACCACCGGGCGGGGCTCCTCGCGTTTCCGCGACCTGACCGGCGGCTCGACGACTAGGACCCTGCCGGACGGGTACGCCACGGCGTCCGTGCCGGCACGCCGGCTGCCGCACCATCCGGGGGGGGTGACGTCGAGGTGGCGATGTTCCTGCTCAAGTCGACCTACACGATCGATGGGGTCAAGGGGCTGGTCAAGGACGGCGGCACGAAACGGGTCGAGGCGGTCCGGAAGCTGGTGGAGGCCGCCGGCGGGCGGATGGAGTCGATGTACTTCGGGTTCGGCGACCACGACACGTACGTGCTGTGCGAGCTGGCGGACCATCGCACGGCGGCCGGGCTGGCCATCGCGATCCGGGCGTCCGGCGGTGTCGACACCCGGGTCGTGCCGGTGCTGACCGGTGCGGAGGTCGACGAGGCGGCCCGGCAGCAGGCCATTTACCAACCCCCGGGCCGATGAGCGCCTGACCACCCGCCGCGCTCTCACCGACCCGTGGAGAGAGAAACCCGTAAGGGAGTCGGGAAAAGTCGATCATGCCGCGCCACCCCCGCCCGGCACTGTTTGCGCAGGCCACCCACCTGACAGGGCAGGTTGAACAGGCTCGTTTGGGGGCCCGTCTCGCGAACACCCCCAAACGAGCCCCCAATGCCGTACCCCACCGAGCCCCCGCGCGCACCGGGGCTCGCGCCTGACAGGGAAGGGCCGGGCGCCCCAGTAACCACGTCATGTCTCAGGCCCGGCGTGGCGCGGCCGCGCGCCGGACGATCTGGTCGCCGCCGACCACTCGCCCGCCGGAGAGCCGCTCATCGCCGTTGGTGACGCTGGGCCAACGTGCGCCGCGCGGTGCCACGATCGCCGTTGGGCGAAACGTCGATGTGGCGGTGTCAGTCCCTGTCAGGTGCTGTCAGGTGCTGTCAGGTGCTGGTAGGGCCTGTCAGGCGCCGTCAGACGACGGTATGGCCGATGACCCGACGCGCCGACAGAGGTCTGTCAACCTCAGTTGACACGCTTGTCGCGTCAATGTAAGTTGACAACCACGGCAGAGCATCGACCGAAGGCGATTCGGCTGAGCCGACCCGTCGGGGCCGCGCCAGCCGAATCACCACGGGAAGGAGCCCGGCGATGACCACGACCAGCACTCTCCTGCCCGCCGCCACCCCACCCGCCCCGCGACCCGACCGGACGAGGGCACTTCTGCTCTGCGGCGTCGTCGCCGGCCCGCTCTTCGTCCTGACGTTCCTCGTCGACGGCACCACCCGCGACGACTACGACCCGCTGCGGCACCCGGTCAGCTCGCTCGCCCTCGGCGACCACGGCTGGACGCAGACGGTCAACTTCCTCGTGTGCGGCCTGCTCACCCTGCTCTTCGCCGTCGGGGCACGACGGGCGCTGCGGCCGGGCCGGGCGTCGACCTGGGGACCGCTGCTCATCGGCGTCTGGGCGGTCGGCCTGCTCGTCGCCGGCGCCTTTACCACCGACCCGGTCAGCGGCTATCCACCCGGCACCCCGGACGCGCCCGCCGCGTACACCACCAGCGGCCTGCTGCACGACGGCGCCGCGCTGATCGCGTTCCCGGCGTTGACCGCCGCGTTCTTCGTCCTCACCCGCAGGTTCGCCGGGCAGCGACGGCGCGGTTGGGCGATCTACTCGGCCCTCACCGGACTCGTCTTCCTGGCCGGCTTCGTCCTCGCCGGGGTCGGCTTCGCGCAGAGCGCCGGCCTGGTCGACCTCGCCGGGCTCTACCAGCGGGTCGCCATCGTCGCCGGCCTGCTCTGGCTGACCCTGCTCGCCGTCCACCTGCGCCGCCAGGTGTCCGGAGCACCCCCGCGGCGCTGAGACCCGACCGGTCCGATGGTGGTACGGCCGGTCAGTCGACCGGCCGTACCACGTGTCCCGCGGAGGGTCAGTGGTCGTCGCGGTACCGGCCGGGCACGAAGACGAGCGCGTCGCCGACGGCACGCTCGGTGCCGCTCGGGTGGTTGACCAGGGCGCCGTCGACGGCCATGGCGGTGGAGCCGCCGCCGTCCAGGTTCACCGCGTCGCGCAGGCCCAGCGCCTGCGCGACGGCCGCCGTCTCGGCCAGGGTCGTGCCGACGCTGGTGGTCTGCCGGCCGTCGATGGTGGCGAGCACGATCTTCCCGTCCCGCGTCGTGCCGGCGACCGTACGCGGGTTGCGGGCGAAGAAGCTGTCACCGGGGGCACCCTCGGGCACGACGACCTGCCCGTTCGCGGTCAGCCGGTAGCGGCCGTTCACACCGAACAGACCGGGCCGCACCGGGAACCGCCTGCCCTCCGCGTCGACCAGGGTCGACCGGTTATCCACACAGCCACCACTCACCACGGCCAGCAGGGCGGTCGCGTCCCGGCCGGTCGCCTGGAGCGAGGTCTGGCCGGCGGCAAGCGCGGTGCCCCGGCTGGTCGACGTACGCACCACGCAGCCGAGCCGGTCGAGCACCACTTCGACACCGGCACCGGACGGGGTGGCAGCCGCGAACTCCGGCGTGAACCGCGTGACGTCGCCCGGCACGCCGCACTGGGTCTGGTCGGAGACGGCGGCGCACTCGGCGGGGACGACCGGCGGGTGGTTGACGAACTCCAGCGGCAGGGTGGCCCCGGTCTGCCGGTTCCGTACGCTGCCCGACCACGTCAACTTGCCCGCCGTCGCCCGGTTGGTGTTGGCGTCGACGAGGAAGTTCACCTCGGCCGCGTCGGTGGTGGGCTCGCTGAGCAGCTTCCCGCCGAACAGGCCCAGACCCACCGGGTCACCCGGGTACTGCTGGCTGGCGGTGAACGTGAAGAAGGAGGCGTTGACGCCGGCCAGGGCGCCGGAGGCGCGTACCAGCTCGGTGGTCTTCTCGACCTGGCTGAGGTTCGGGCCGTACGTCGCCTTCAGGTGGCCCTTCGCCTGGCGCGGGTCGATGGTCAGGACGTTGACCACCCACGGACCACGGGTGGTGGTGTTGATCTGGTCGGCCGGCGCCGGCTCGGTGCCGCGCACGATCCGGGTGAGGGTGACGCCGGTGGCCAGCGTGCTGCTGGTGCGCACCTCGGTCAGGTCGGTGTCGCCGAGCGGCAGGGCGGCGCCGGCGGCCTCGGCGGCGTGGGCCCCCGGTGCGACACCGAGGGTGACCGCGGCCAGGGCGGCAGCGGCGGCGAGCGCGCCGGCGCGGCGCAGCGCGGACCGGCCAGGAGTGGAAACAGTCATGCTCCGACCCTTGCGGCGCGAAGGAACCACATAACCGACTGCGCCTGACAGTTCGGCGAATGGCGCCCTAAGCCGGGGGAACCGGGCGCTCCTCGCAGGGGCGGAGCAGAAAGTTCGCCACCGGCGGCAACATTCCCTGGGGTCCGCCCCGTTCTACCGCCGTGAAAGCCGAGGACGAGGAAGCCTTCCGGGAGTTCGTCGCCGTCCAGATGCCGGTGCTGCGCAGACTCGCGTACGTCACCTGCGGCGACTGGCACGCGGCGGAGGACGCGACGGCGACGGCGCTCGCGAAGCTGTACCCGCGGTGGCGGCGACTGGAGCGACCCGACCTGTACGCGAGAACCATGGTGGTCCGCGCCGCCATCGACGAGAAGCGCCGCCCCTGGCGGCGCGAACACTCGGCCGGCGACGGCCTGCCCGACGTGACGCAGCGCGACCCGGCGACGGGGGTCGACGACCGGCTGCGGGTGTGGGCGGCCCTGCGGGCCATCTCGCCACGGCAGCGCGCCGCCGTGGTGTGCCGGCACTACCTGGGGATGAGCCTGGAGGAGACGGCCCGCGTCCTCGGCTGGCACATCGGCACCGCCAAGAGCCAGACCTCCCGCGGCCTCAGCCGGCTGCGCGAGGTGCTGACCGCAGACCAGCGTGACGACACCACCAAACCAGAACGGGAGAAGACCAGTGCACGTGCCTGACCTCGTGGAGACGGCGACGGCCGACGCGCCGCCGCCGCGATACACGGTCGACGAGATCGTGGCCGCCGGACAGAAGGTGCAGCGGCGCCGCCGGGCGGGGTGGGCGACGGCATCCGCCGCGTTCGCCGTCACGGGTGTCGTCGCCGCCGCCGGCATCGGGCTGCCCGGCGTGGCCGAGAATCCCGCCGTCATGGAGCGCCCCGCCGCGGCCACCTCGGCTCTCAACCCCGCCACCGGCTGGGAGTTCCCGGACGACCCGTTCAGCTTCGTATTCCAGCGGTTCGACGCCGGCAAGCTGCACGTGAAGGACCCGCTCGTCGTGTCGACCGCGTACCAGATCGCGCCGCTGCACGTCGACGGCCTGGTCACCAACGACCGCGCCGCAGACCCGGACACGACCGGCCAAGCGCCGCTCGACCCGATCGCGGCCAAGAAGGCGAGCAAGAAGAAGCGATCGCTGTACGCCTACCTGACCGTCTACCGCCCCGGCGCCTTCGACGCCCGCGCGTTCGCCGGTAACCGGCTCACCGTCGACGGACGCCAGGCGATCGAGCAGGACGGGCCGACCTACGGGGCGAACGTGCACCGGGCGTTCGCCTGGGAGTACACCGACAACGCCTGGGCGGTCGCGGACACCTTCGCCGAGCCGGCCGACCTCAACCCCGCCGACCTGCACGCCCTGGTGACCGCGCTGCGGCCCAGCGTCCCGGCACCGGCCCGGGTGCCGTTCAGCGTCGGCTACCTGCCCGCCGGCTACCAGGCGGCCGAAGTCGGCCAGCATGCCTACGCCAGCTTGAACGGCGTCGCGAGCGCCGGCGACGGCAACTACGGCGGCGCCATCTTCGCCGCCCCCGCCCTGCCCACCACGGGCCTGACCGCACCGTACGGCGGGCCCGAGGGCGAGGACCCGCCCGGCAGCTTCCAGATCTTCGTCAGCCCCAACGGCAACTCCAACCAGGCACTGAAGGACGGGGAGACGCCGCCGGGCGAGCCCCGCTGCGGCAACGGCTTCTGCAACGCCTGGAGCGCCGACGGCAGGACCACCATCCAGGTCGACAGCGACGGCCGGCTCTCCGACGCGGAGATGACCAAGATCCTGAAGGGGATCACCCTCGCCGACGTCACCAACGACAACACCTGGCCGCAGGCCGCGACCGCCCTGCGGGCCGGCTGACCCACCCGCGGACGGCCCGCCCCGATCCCTCTCCGGCGTCCCCGCCCGGGGTGGACCGCACGGCCTCGACCCTCGACAGCCCTCCTCGGGCGCTGTCGAGGGTCGACGGCGTTACCGCTCCCCGATCCTCGCCGGCCGACATCGGTGCGACCCGAAGACCGTGTGACGCGAAACGACGCCCGGACGCCGTACTAACGGATTGATCATCACGGGGACCGGAGGACGCCGATGGCGCGCACACCCACCCGCTCACGACTGTTCGGCACCGCCCTGGTGGCCGCGCTCGTCGCGGCGACCCAACTGACCGCGGCACCCGCCCAGGCGGGGCCGGCGATCTACCCGCCACCATCGACCAGCGCGACGGCGGTCTCAGCCACCCAGATCCGGGTGAGCTGGCAGGCGGCGCCGCAGGCGTCGTCGTACCGGATCTCGCGCTCCACCGGCTCCAGCGGCCCCTACACGCAGGTCGGCAGCAGCACGAGCCTGGAGTTCCTCGACTCCGGTCTCGCCCCGGCCACCACCTACTACTACGTGGTGCTGGCCGAGTACCGGAACAAGCTCTCCGGCCAGTCACCCCAAGCCAGCGCCACCACCCTGCCGGTGCTGCCCGCACCGAACGGCCTGCGGCTTACCGGCAGTCCGTCCACGATGGAGCTGACCTGGACGGCGGTGCCCGGCGCGGACCGCTACGAGGTCTACCGGCACCACCCGATCGACGGCGACAGCCTCATCACCTCGACCACCGAGCCGTCGTTCCGGGAGACCGGGCGCTCGGACGGCTACTACTACCAGTACAAGGTGCGCGCCCTCACCGCGAACGGCGCGGCCGGCCCGTTCGCGTCCGGCGCCGCGTACACCGGCCTGCCGACCACCACCACGATCGCCGTCAACCCGACCCGCTCCGAGCAGGGCCAGTGGGTGGCGCTGTCCGCGCGGGTCCGCACCGCCGACGGGTCCGAGCCGTGGGGCAAGGTCGTCTTCCTCTCCGGCAGCGAGGTCATCGGCCAGGCCACCCTCTGGCACGGGTACGCCGCGACGGTGACCACCCCGAAGGCCAGCTCGATGACCTACTACGCCCGCTTCGAGGGCTACGGCACCAATCCCAACAACGGCGGCAGCTCCTCGGCCGACCTGCCCTTGCAGGTCGACCCGGCGTACGGCGA
This genomic stretch from Micromonospora krabiensis harbors:
- a CDS encoding DUF998 domain-containing protein, with translation MTTTSTLLPAATPPAPRPDRTRALLLCGVVAGPLFVLTFLVDGTTRDDYDPLRHPVSSLALGDHGWTQTVNFLVCGLLTLLFAVGARRALRPGRASTWGPLLIGVWAVGLLVAGAFTTDPVSGYPPGTPDAPAAYTTSGLLHDGAALIAFPALTAAFFVLTRRFAGQRRRGWAIYSALTGLVFLAGFVLAGVGFAQSAGLVDLAGLYQRVAIVAGLLWLTLLAVHLRRQVSGAPPRR
- a CDS encoding DUF6194 family protein, producing MAFDTAPPPPTADDFAERIRALPDVAVVVADEASGAPEVAWGWRFFYVGPDRRLPFATLGESDMTGYDEESRLHRPGVFRLNLDLGRREFERVVGYPPARFADHRASIDFAVLDELLPNPLYGSAGWASVLNPGPRSLAEVERLIAYAHRRARHRRGSARDRSAP
- a CDS encoding AAA domain-containing protein; translation: MAGLELPPAVEAERVIAAVLADVRSGDHRGVVVDSPPGAGKSTLVVRAAVELAAADEPLIIVAQTNEQVDDLIDRLARKAPELAIGRLSAADYQPSERVRGHATVRVAAKVADLRGAAVLVGTAAKWATVTEGSWPWAIVDEAYQMRSDALLRVAGRFERALFVGDPGQLDPFSTVDTARWTGLAWDPMQSAVAVLLRHNPELPVHRLPVSWRLPASAAPLVAAAFYPFTGFRAGTGPTERALTLTTPGGGDAADDALEMAARTGWALYALPERQTLRTDVEAAAACATLATRLVQRGAVAASEQAPNGAPVTADRIAIGAAHRDQVAAIRAQLGAAGAGITVDTANRLQGREYDVTIVLHPLSGRRDATAFHLESGRLCVLASRHRHACVVVARDGIDELLDAHPSTEPVHLDVPVKFPDGWEANQSTMTHLRAHRVTGG
- a CDS encoding phosphodiester glycosidase family protein, translated to MRSSHLVRPTLALLLAAGLSTLATPTGTAQAATGTATSASTTDSPITVISTEELAPGVTYGSFQVTTPRGVTVGYLLTADLRKNKVSLDLLHPDSIAQREVVSAMTNAQGAIAGVNGDFFNISETHAGVAPTGSASGPEIADGEELKFAVPNAQRFGPGLAPGTSTRDVFGVGVNGKARVDTLTLAGEVRSAKGTIPLGGLNQYALPVGGVGVFTSAWGTASRVRSTCGSDTSRNDPCSTHTYEVTVRDGVVTSVSPTPGAGAIPDDTQVLVGREGGADALDDLVVGDRVRVDEKLVSVGKPKLTFAVGGAPILRDGQPLAGLDTKTAAVRSAAGVSPDGTTVYLVALAGRAPASAGFTIAELADLMRAFGADAAVNLDGGGSTTVAVREPGQAAATARNNPSDGAERAVANGIGIFVGRH
- a CDS encoding SigE family RNA polymerase sigma factor, coding for MKAEDEEAFREFVAVQMPVLRRLAYVTCGDWHAAEDATATALAKLYPRWRRLERPDLYARTMVVRAAIDEKRRPWRREHSAGDGLPDVTQRDPATGVDDRLRVWAALRAISPRQRAAVVCRHYLGMSLEETARVLGWHIGTAKSQTSRGLSRLREVLTADQRDDTTKPEREKTSARA
- a CDS encoding low temperature requirement protein A, yielding MLRPREDHPRISFLELLFDLGLIVALSRLSLRLLDDFSLVNALQTLVLLAAVWWVWTVTAYTTDWYDPEQGLVQLIVVGVLLSGYLMAMASVRAFEGLDGLAFAGAYVGLHLFRGLLLVTALRGHELRVRPLRVLIWFSATGLLWLGGAFLPAPARLAVWAVAITLDYLAGLFGYWVPKLGRIAARELRIIGEHISERYRQMFIVALGEILLVGALKFTAGGFVSTAGAGLLLLFANAVAMWRIYVAYGAEDLAVGLERSTNPGRQALVVAYTHLIMVAGVVLTAAGGETIVVGATNETTREELALMVAGPVVFLAGRTLYAFELFRTTLWRLPAGALVLVAAAPLLQRLPPIGVGAVASTVLLALAIVPRLGPRHF
- a CDS encoding TioE family transcriptional regulator, with product MDLAREHGISTQAVRNYERDGVLPAAARTSSGYRTYTDLHAAALRAYLALVPAYGYGVAAEIMRAATRGEVDAALRAVDHGHVQLLSDRETLDAVETTIGVLTTAPPRDRPDRPLTVGALAHRLAVTPATLRKWERAGVLTPARDRVSRQRLYGPDDVRDAELAHLLRRGGYLLDHIATVMAQVRAAQGPGPLAESLDAWRQRLAARGRAMLTAGGHLAAYLTATGR
- a CDS encoding DUF6244 family protein; protein product: MTQVETIAGELQALRAGAERAQGLAAAADNQAQEIALRAAAAGFTAVAAGMARVRAAIGELRGRLGGLLTTIDEASTATSAVPREATPQDTIAALTPVHQGIVGAREASAATSTHVGTLQRLVTTVLHGGQPGPMLQTLDGIKQVLALMAQRAGTAEQTVEAAIAAARRLGSAGN
- a CDS encoding GYD domain-containing protein, translating into MFLLKSTYTIDGVKGLVKDGGTKRVEAVRKLVEAAGGRMESMYFGFGDHDTYVLCELADHRTAAGLAIAIRASGGVDTRVVPVLTGAEVDEAARQQAIYQPPGR
- a CDS encoding phosphodiester glycosidase family protein; this encodes MTVSTPGRSALRRAGALAAAAALAAVTLGVAPGAHAAEAAGAALPLGDTDLTEVRTSSTLATGVTLTRIVRGTEPAPADQINTTTRGPWVVNVLTIDPRQAKGHLKATYGPNLSQVEKTTELVRASGALAGVNASFFTFTASQQYPGDPVGLGLFGGKLLSEPTTDAAEVNFLVDANTNRATAGKLTWSGSVRNRQTGATLPLEFVNHPPVVPAECAAVSDQTQCGVPGDVTRFTPEFAAATPSGAGVEVVLDRLGCVVRTSTSRGTALAAGQTSLQATGRDATALLAVVSGGCVDNRSTLVDAEGRRFPVRPGLFGVNGRYRLTANGQVVVPEGAPGDSFFARNPRTVAGTTRDGKIVLATIDGRQTTSVGTTLAETAAVAQALGLRDAVNLDGGGSTAMAVDGALVNHPSGTERAVGDALVFVPGRYRDDH